The Bacteroidales bacterium genomic interval TACAGATCCCTGTAGTTGTAGACTTCACCGTTACAGATAAGATGAATGTGCCGGTAGCTCATGGGCTGATTGCCGTCATCGGTTGTGTCCATGATCTTTAAGCGGTGGAACCCCATCCAGCCCTTATCGGTAAAATCTTCTGTTTCCGTATTGTCAGGACCGCGGTATTTGAGTTTTTGAAACTCGCTCGCAATATCGAGCCGTGTCCTTTTATCCGAACCTGTGTAAACTGCAAAACCACACATTTTTTTTATGAATTAAATGGTTAAAGTAATTTGATGTTGTTTTTTTCGCATTTTTCCCGCATCTCTTCCGGCCAGACGCAGGCCTGAACTTCCCCGATGTGGGCTTTTCTGAGATAAAGCATACAAAGCCTCGACTGGCCGATGCCTCCGCCCATAGTCAGTGGCAGTTCATCATTCAGCAGTTTGCTGTGAAAGTATAGTTCTTTGCGGTCTTCTGTACCGGAGATTTTTAACTGTTCATGCAAGGCTTTCTTGTCAACCCGAATGCCCATGGAAGATATTTCAAATGCCTGTTCCAGTACCGGGTTCCAGACCAGGATGTCACCGTTTAATCCCCTGTTCCCGTTTTCTGTTGGAGTGGACCAGTCATCGTAGTCGGGAGCACGTCCGTCGTGAGGCTGACCATCACCAAGCTTGTGGCCGATTCCAATAATAAATACGGCTCCGTGTTCTTTTGTGATGAGATTTTCTCTTTCTCCGGGGCTTTTGTCGGGATATTTCTGCCGGAGCTCTTCTGCATGGATGAATTTGATATCCTTTGGCAGGAAAGGTTCCAGGCCCGTGATCTGCCAGTTGACATCCTCTTCAATAAAGCGGATGGCTTCGTAGATTTTCTCAACCGTCTCTTTCAGGGTATCCAGGTTTCTCTCCCCGGCACTGATCACTTTTTCCCAGTCCCACTGATCAACATAAACAGAATGAATGTTGCCCAGTTCTTCATCGGGCCTTAATGCGTTCATGTCGGCATAGATG includes:
- a CDS encoding aspartate--ammonia ligase, giving the protein MKKLIIPKDYQNLLSREATEAAIKFIKDEFQNTLASKLGLKRVTAPMLVVGGTGINDDLNGVEKPVSFPVYSLDNTKVEVVQSLAKWKRLKLAQLNGEKLRGIYADMNALRPDEELGNIHSVYVDQWDWEKVISAGERNLDTLKETVEKIYEAIRFIEEDVNWQITGLEPFLPKDIKFIHAEELRQKYPDKSPGERENLITKEHGAVFIIGIGHKLGDGQPHDGRAPDYDDWSTPTENGNRGLNGDILVWNPVLEQAFEISSMGIRVDKKALHEQLKISGTEDRKELYFHSKLLNDELPLTMGGGIGQSRLCMLYLRKAHIGEVQACVWPEEMREKCEKNNIKLL